The stretch of DNA CAGTCAGTCGGACGTATGCATGTTTTCTGGAAGGCCCAGAAACCCCTGATACCGCCGCTTGTCGGGCGGCGATTGAGCTTGGGGGCACACAGCCGCTCTACGATTGGAATGAAGTTAATATTGGTAATGCTGCGGGTCAGCATCGTTCGTTAATTCCCGATGGCAAGTTGTGTAGTGCAGGCCGTGCCAAGTATGCCGGCTTCGATCTAGCTCGCGCCGATTGGCCCGCCACGCCTTTAACTTCGGGTAGTTCGATGAGTTTTCTGTATCGGGCGACTGCACCCCACCCAGGTTCGTTCGAGTTTTACATCACTCGCGACGGCTATAGCCCGACCCAAGCCCTCAAATGGTCGGATCTTGAGGCCACGCCCTTTTTGAAAGTCACCAATCCGCAATTAGTTAATGGTTCATATGTGATCAATGCCCGCATTCCGAGCAACAAAACTGGTCGCCATTTGATCTATTCAATTTGGCAGCGCTCGGATAGTGCTGAGGCTTTTTACACCTGCTCGGATGTAACATTTGGCGGCACAAACCCAACCAGTGTGCCAACTGCCACGCCGCGGCCAAGCGCTATACCAACCGCAACCGTGCCACCAACAGGCACACCGATTGCCACCGCCACACCGCGCCCAACCAGTGTACCGACCGCCACCCCAACCAACCCAACCACTCAGGCTTGGCAACCCTACACCAGCTATGCCACTGGTGCAGGCGTAACTTACGCTGGCAACACCTACATCTGCCGCCAAGGCCATACCTCACTGCCAGGCTGGGAACCCTCAGCAGTACCAGCGCTATGGCAATTGATTAATTAAATGGGTAAAAGCCCCGCAGATTTGACTGAATCTGCGGGGCTTTGGATTTAATTAGCTAACGGCCATAACGCTACTTGGTTGGTCATAATCAAGGGCATCAACACAACCCCACGCTGGTGATCGACATTAATATCGGCGGGAGCGCCAGTCGTGCCATAGTACATGATGCTTTCGCTGCCATCAGCCATTAATTGATGGATATTGCCTGTGCGCCAAACCGAAACCAACAAACTTTGATCGGCTAACACCACCAAGCCATCGTGTTGGCTAGCACTGGCCTTGCGATAAGTCTGCAATGTACCATCAGCAGTCAGTTCAAAAATCTCTTCGGTAGTATCGTAACGACAAACCAACAGCCTGCCATCAGCAGTTATTGCCAAGCCATTGGGGTTACCATTGGCTAATTTGACCGCCAGCGAAACATTACCAGCAGGGTCAATTTGATAAATCGCCGCCGTGCCAGTGCTGCCAAATGCCTCGTTAATCCCCATATCGCTGACAAAGACCGTTCCATCATCCCGCGCCACAACATCATTTAAAAAGCTGCTGCCACTGATCGCGATTGTGCCTTTGACCTCGCCCGAAACCGCATCGAACAAGCGCACACTATCCAGATCGGACACATATAGGGTATCGTTGGCAATCGCCATGCCTTTGGGCGCGTTCAATTCAACCTCAGCAGTCGCACCATCGATCCATTTGGCTTGTTTAAGCGTGCCATCGGGGTTAATTTGCGAAATATAGCCGTTATCATCGCGGCCAAATGGTGTACCATTAATATTTGAAACCAGATACAGATCGCTGAGTTGATTGTGCAACATGCCTTCTGGCTGGGCAAAACCTTCGCTCAAGGTAATAGGCGCAGTGATTGTCACAATTGGGGCAGTTGTTGGCTCCAGCGTTGGGGCAACAGTTGCAGTTACTTCAGCTTGGCTAACGCTAGTTGCGCTTGGCACAACGGTTGCAGTCGGGGCGACGGTGCTCCCACAACTCGTTAAACTCACACAGATAAGCAGCATTAATAGATAGATCTGAGCCATTGGAGCATTCCTTTCTTGAATAATGATCACGGCAGAATGCTACCAAGCCACGGTCTCGCTAGTAAGACATGGAAATATCCTATGATGAAAACTCCTAGTATTGCACCAACCAACACCAATCATATGCAACGTCGCCGCTTGCTGACCGATTTTCTACGTGCTCGGCGTGCCCGCATTTCGCCCGAAAGTGTTGGCTTGCCCAATGGCCAACGCCGCCGTACCCCAGGCTTACGTCGCGAAGAGGTCGCTTTGTTGGCGGGAGTGAGCGTTAGTTGGTATACATGGTTTGAGCAAGGCCGTGAAATTCAAGTTTCAAGCGCAGTATTGGAAAGTTTGGTGCGGGTGTTACAACTTGATGGCTATGAGCGTGAGCATTTGTATGTTTTAGCTCGCGATAGCGTTCATCCTGTCCCATGGCTGTGTCATGAAATCGATTCAGGCACGCAACTGATGCTCGATATGCTCGATCCTGCTCCTGCTTATGTGATTAGCCCATGTTGCACCGTATTGGCGTGGAACCAAGCTGCCCAGCTGGTTTTTGGCGATTGGCAAGCCAAAAGTATGCGTGAACGCAATTTATTGTGGATGACATTCAGCCAACCTGGCGCACGGTTATTTTTTGCTGATTGGGTTGGCGAAACCCAGCGGGTATTGGCATTTTTTCGTGCCAACAGCACCAAGTATAT from Herpetosiphon gulosus encodes:
- a CDS encoding lytic polysaccharide monooxygenase encodes the protein MVQRRIFSLTVGCWSALLLVLAVSSQVNAHGAMQTPVSRTYACFLEGPETPDTAACRAAIELGGTQPLYDWNEVNIGNAAGQHRSLIPDGKLCSAGRAKYAGFDLARADWPATPLTSGSSMSFLYRATAPHPGSFEFYITRDGYSPTQALKWSDLEATPFLKVTNPQLVNGSYVINARIPSNKTGRHLIYSIWQRSDSAEAFYTCSDVTFGGTNPTSVPTATPRPSAIPTATVPPTGTPIATATPRPTSVPTATPTNPTTQAWQPYTSYATGAGVTYAGNTYICRQGHTSLPGWEPSAVPALWQLIN
- a CDS encoding SMP-30/gluconolactonase/LRE family protein, which translates into the protein MAQIYLLMLLICVSLTSCGSTVAPTATVVPSATSVSQAEVTATVAPTLEPTTAPIVTITAPITLSEGFAQPEGMLHNQLSDLYLVSNINGTPFGRDDNGYISQINPDGTLKQAKWIDGATAEVELNAPKGMAIANDTLYVSDLDSVRLFDAVSGEVKGTIAISGSSFLNDVVARDDGTVFVSDMGINEAFGSTGTAAIYQIDPAGNVSLAVKLANGNPNGLAITADGRLLVCRYDTTEEIFELTADGTLQTYRKASASQHDGLVVLADQSLLVSVWRTGNIHQLMADGSESIMYYGTTGAPADINVDHQRGVVLMPLIMTNQVALWPLAN
- a CDS encoding helix-turn-helix transcriptional regulator produces the protein MMKTPSIAPTNTNHMQRRRLLTDFLRARRARISPESVGLPNGQRRRTPGLRREEVALLAGVSVSWYTWFEQGREIQVSSAVLESLVRVLQLDGYEREHLYVLARDSVHPVPWLCHEIDSGTQLMLDMLDPAPAYVISPCCTVLAWNQAAQLVFGDWQAKSMRERNLLWMTFSQPGARLFFADWVGETQRVLAFFRANSTKYIGHPILQALIDDLMAISPEFCQLWAQHDVGGITIERKELRHWELGSLVFHPKVLQIHNSDHQQLVVYLPLDEAQTREKLEQALSTTI